In Hippoglossus stenolepis isolate QCI-W04-F060 chromosome 5, HSTE1.2, whole genome shotgun sequence, one genomic interval encodes:
- the bcar1 gene encoding breast cancer anti-estrogen resistance protein 1 isoform X3 — MSVPVVVPTRVGQVYVYDTVKPDQDEYDVPPRHSPSIQQDIYDVPPTRQQSNTQVYDTPPMVVKGTSGGQEIYDTLASTEKNTQQTVYDFPPSVSKDVPDAQPIREETYDVPPHFAKLKPQVPVPPSQYLHKNLNDNDKEPPIPEDVYDVPPPILTEKHYHRDRSGVSQAPQEIYDIPASLRTGGHPTQDVYDFPREREERGGERGDHYVYDVPPQVVRDAQSTSEELNMSFKRLSASSTGSTRSNHSASSLDIVSVHDTSSSSSLPAPGCISGKPLILDLEQAMERLSRLQQAVESSVSLMMSFITGNWRSPALLEGNLSAIHQAADRVRATVRDFLEFARGAVANASQATDRSLQSKLGRQVGKMEEVFQSLVQHSQSLDAISWSHMALTAPPPGGDDLDRIIMTARGIPDDAKQLASFLHGNASLLFKRTNRQQQQLPLPPIPGEISSHTTGSGNGSYQGGEKMNIQSRPLPSPPKFTAGEEEEGVNRPYETTEEGWMEDYDYVHLQGKEEFEKNQRQLLEKGNIIRHNKTQLEQQQIKQFERLEQEVSRPINNDMTGWVPPPHHPLADQLAQNGPGGLSSSKLCHGDQQLLLFYQEQCEQNVTTVTNAIDAFFTAVNSNQPPKIFVAHSKFVILSAHKLVFIGDTLSRQANSPEVRSRVAQSSNILCEKLKDIVISTKTAALQYPSPGAARDMTERVRELAGYTQQFRMVLGQLLLM; from the exons GTGGTAGTTCCTACTCGGGTTGGACAGGTGTATGTATATGACACTGTGAAACCAGACCAGGACGAGTATGACGTCCCACCCAGACATTCGCCTTCCATCCAGCAGGACATATATGATGTGCCACCCACCCGCCAGCAGTCCAACACACAG GTGTATGACACTCCTCCCATGGTGGTTAAGGGGACCTCTGGTGGTCAAGAAATATATGACACCCTAGCAAGTACAGAAAagaacacacagcagaca GTCTATGACTTCCCCCCATCTGTCAGTAAAGATGTCCCTGAtgcccagccaatcagagaggaaACCTACGATGTTCCTCCCCACTTTGCCAAACTCAAACCCCAAGTCCCCGTCCCTCCTAGCCAGTACCTGCACAAAAACCTGAATGACAATGACAAAGAGCCACCCATTCCAGAGGACGTGTATGATGTCCCGCCCCCCATTCTGACTGAAAAGCATTATCACAGAGATAGGAGCGGGGTGAGCCAGGCCCCCCAGGAGATCTATGACATCCCAGCCAGCCTGCGGACTGGAGGTCACCCCACCCAGGATGTCTACGACTTCCccagggaaagagaggaaagaggaggagagaggggagatcACTATGTCTACGATGTCCCACCACAG GTTGTGCGTGATGCCCAGTCTACCAGTGAGGAGCTTAACATGTCCTTCAAGCGGCTGTCTGCCTCGAGTACTGGAAGTACACGGAGCAATCACTCTGCTTCATCCTTAGACATCGTCTCTGTCCATGAcacctcatcttcctcctcacttcctgctcctGGCTGCATTTCAGGGAAACCCCTCATCTTGGACCTGGAGCAGGCCATGGAGCGTCTGTCTCGCCTGCAGCAAGCCGTTGAGTCCAGTGTTTCCCTCATGATGTCATTCATCACAGGTAACTGGAGAAGCCCTGCTCTCCTGGAAGGGAACCTTTCAGCCATTCATCAGGCCGCAGACCGGGTGCGTGCCACTGTCCGAGACTTCCTAGAATTTGCCAGGGGGGCTGTGGCAAATGCCTCCCAGGCCACAGACCGCTCTCTGCAGTCTAAACTGGGCCGTCAGGTggggaagatggaggaggtcTTCCAGAGTTTGGTTCAACACAGTCAGAGCTTAGACGCTATTTCCTGGTCACACATGGCACTCACAGCACCACCACCGGGAGGGGATGATTTAGATCGAATAATCATGACAGCACGGGGGATCCCAGATGATGCCAAGCAGCTTGCCTCCTTTCTCCACGGTAatgcttctcttctcttcaaACGGACCaaccggcagcagcagcagctgccactTCCTCCAATCCCAGGGGAGATCAGCAGTCACACGACAGGATCAGGTAATGGGAGCTATCAGGGAGGGGAGAAGATGAACATACAGTCAAGACCCCTCCCCTCACCACCAAAGTTTacagctggagaggaagaggaaggtgtgAACAGGCCATATGAGACCACAGAAGAAGGCTGGATGGAGGATTACGACTATGTGCATCTACAg GGAAAGGAAGAGTTTGAGAAAAACCAAAGACAGCTGCTGGAGAAAGGCAACATCATCCGCCACAACAAGACACAACTGGAACAGCAACAG attAAACAGTTTGAACGGTTAGAGCAGGAAGTCAGCCGGCCTATCAACAATGACATGACGGGTTGGGTCccgcccccccaccaccctctgGCCGACCAGCTAGCCCAGAATGGCCCTGGAGGCCTCTCTTCCTCCAAGCTCTGCCACGGcgaccagcagctcctcctgttCTACCAGGAGCAGTGTGAGCAGAATGTAACCACGGTGACCAATGCCATTGACGCCTTCTTCACCGCTGTCAACTCCAACCAGCCGCCCAAGATTTTTGTGGCACACAGCAAGTTTGTCATCCTTAGTGCACACAAGTTGGTGTTCATCGGTGACACACTGTCACGTCAGGCCAATTCTCCTGAGGTTAGGTCACGAGTGGCCCAGAGTAGCAACATCCTCTGCGAGAAACTCAAAGACATTGTGATCAGTACGAAGACAGCGGCACTTCAGTATCCTTCCCCTGGAGCAGCCAGAGACATGACTGAGAGGGTGAGGGAGCTGGCTGGGTATACGCAGCAGTTCAGGATGGTGCTGGGACAGCTGCTGCTTATGTAG